Part of the Sulfuricella denitrificans skB26 genome is shown below.
GTAGAAATCACCCTGCTGGTGTCGGCGCCGTTGCTCCTCTCAGCACTGGCCGTCGGCTTGGTGGTGAGTATCTTTCAGGCCGCTACGCAGATCAATGAAATGACCCTGTCGTTCATCCCCAAGCTGCTGGTAATGTTTGTCATGCTGGTAGTGGCAGGGCCATGGATGTTAAATCTGTTGATGGATTTTACCCGCCGCCTGTATACCAGTATTCCAGGTTTGGTGGGCTAGCCGTGCCGGGATGATCAGCGTCACTTCAGTCCAGTTAAGCGCCTGGCTGAGTGCTTTCATCTGGCCATTTTTTCGTATCCTTGCCTTAGTCAGTAGCGCACCTATT
Proteins encoded:
- the fliQ gene encoding flagellar biosynthesis protein FliQ, coding for MTPESVITIGQQAVEITLLVSAPLLLSALAVGLVVSIFQAATQINEMTLSFIPKLLVMFVMLVVAGPWMLNLLMDFTRRLYTSIPGLVG